A region of Esox lucius isolate fEsoLuc1 chromosome 3, fEsoLuc1.pri, whole genome shotgun sequence DNA encodes the following proteins:
- the lrrc6 gene encoding protein tilB homolog isoform X3, whose protein sequence is MVLITEDLVRRRSEHNNCEIFSLEEVSLHQQDVEKIEHIDRWCKDLKILYLQNNLIPRIENVHRLKKLEYLNLALNNIELIENLEGCESLQKLDLTVNFIGCLSSVESLKHNLHLQELFLYLDGKEIGRSERIRSGQGLKEVRRLIHQQEQEYLRKRASERQKSQEEGVEEVQQEPKKPGFDGRWYTDINKTMPVPEDNTENQVREEKERKSCPTSDHQEREFWEKLCAFTPESRLETHRHLERSKKAERRETEKMPKAQRTLITPQGRVMNVNEPKLDFRLTEDENNNAIVLDLEVYRHMDTSLMDVDVQPTYARVTVKGKIFQVVLPAEVRPDSSTAKRSQITGHLVLTMPKALCEIKAKKTTPTAKSSECSNRPEEKTRKGNREERLEVDPREHSMVDFCNIVPREISSGEGSLETSGKRLTTTTEQTNFSDNFVDDPDVPPLI, encoded by the exons ATGGTTCTGA TTACAGAAGATTTGGTCCGACGTCGATCAGAACATAACAACTGCGAAATATTTTCCTTGGAGGAGGTTTCTTTGCATCAACAAGATGTCGAGAAAATAGAACACATTGATAGATGGTGCAAGGACCTGAAAATTCTGTATCTTCAAAACAACCTCATTCCCAGAATAG AAAATGTACATAGATTGAAGAAGTTGGAGTATCTAAACCTAGCTTTAAACAACATTGAACTCATTGAAAACCTGGAGG GATGCGAGAGTCTCCAGAAGCTGGACTTGACAGTGAACTTTATAGGCTGCTTGAGTAGTGTGGAGTCCCTGAAGCACAACCTCCATCTCCAGGAGCTTTTCCTG TATCTGGATGGAAAAGAGATTGGAAGGTCAGAGAGAATCCGGTCCGGACAGGGCCTGAAGGAGGTGAGGCGACTTATTCACCAGCAGGAGCAAGAGTACCTGAGGaagagagcgagtgagagacagaagagcCAGGAAGAGGGAGTCGAAGAGGTTCAGCAAGAGCCGAAGAAACCAGGCTTTGATGGACGCTGGTACACTGACATCAACAAAACCAT GCCTGTGCCTGAGGACAACACGGAGAATCaagtgagagaagagaaagagaggaaaagctGCCCGACTTCAGACCATCAGGAGAGGGAGTTTTGGGAGAAGCTGTGTGCCTTTACTCCCGAGTCACGCCTGGAGACTCACCGTCACCTTGAGCGGAGTAAAAAGGCCGAAAGGAG GGAGACCGAGAAGATGCCCAAGGCCCAGAGGACTCTGATCACGCCCCAGGGAAGGGTGATGAATGTCAACGAACCCAA GTTGGATTTCCGTCTCACGGAAGATGAAAACAACAACGCCATTGTCTTGGATCTGGAAGTCTATAG ACATATGGACACTTCCCTGATGGATGTGGATGTTCAACCAACTTACGCCAGAGTGACAGTCAAAGGAAAG ATTTTTCAGGTGGTGCTACCTGCAGAAGTGAGGCCTGACAGTTCGACTGCAAAAAGGTCCCAGATCACAGGCCACTTGGTCCTCACAATGCCAAAG gCTCTGTGTGAAATCAAAGCGAAAAAGACCACCCCTACTGCCAAATCTTCTGAATGCAGTAACAGACCTGAAGAGAAGACAAG GAAAGgtaacagagaggagaggttggAGGTGGATCCAAGAGAACACTCAATGGTTGACTTTTGCAACATTGTCCCACGAGAGATCAGCTCTGGAGAGGGATCTCTGGAGACGTCAGGGAAACGGCTAACCACCACAACTGAGCAGACCAACTTTTCTGATAACTTTGTGGACGACCCAGACGTTCCTCCTTTGATATAA
- the lrrc6 gene encoding protein tilB homolog isoform X2: MVLITEDLVRRRSEHNNCEIFSLEEVSLHQQDVEKIEHIDRWCKDLKILYLQNNLIPRIENVHRLKKLEYLNLALNNIELIENLEGCESLQKLDLTVNFIGCLSSVESLKHNLHLQELFLVGNPCTEFEGYRQYVVATLPQLKYLDGKEIGRSERIRSGQGLKEVRRLIHQQEQEYLRKRASERQKSQEEGVEEVQQEPKKPGFDGRWYTDINKTMPVPEDNTENQVREEKERKSCPTSDHQEREFWEKLCAFTPESRLETHRHLERSKKAERRETEKMPKAQRTLITPQGRVMNVNEPKLDFRLTEDENNNAIVLDLEVYRHMDTSLMDVDVQPTYARVTVKGKVVLPAEVRPDSSTAKRSQITGHLVLTMPKALCEIKAKKTTPTAKSSECSNRPEEKTRKGNREERLEVDPREHSMVDFCNIVPREISSGEGSLETSGKRLTTTTEQTNFSDNFVDDPDVPPLI, translated from the exons ATGGTTCTGA TTACAGAAGATTTGGTCCGACGTCGATCAGAACATAACAACTGCGAAATATTTTCCTTGGAGGAGGTTTCTTTGCATCAACAAGATGTCGAGAAAATAGAACACATTGATAGATGGTGCAAGGACCTGAAAATTCTGTATCTTCAAAACAACCTCATTCCCAGAATAG AAAATGTACATAGATTGAAGAAGTTGGAGTATCTAAACCTAGCTTTAAACAACATTGAACTCATTGAAAACCTGGAGG GATGCGAGAGTCTCCAGAAGCTGGACTTGACAGTGAACTTTATAGGCTGCTTGAGTAGTGTGGAGTCCCTGAAGCACAACCTCCATCTCCAGGAGCTTTTCCTGGTGGGGAACCCCTGCACCGAGTTTGAGGGATACAGACAGTATGTGGTGGCTACCTTGCCCCAACTGAAG TATCTGGATGGAAAAGAGATTGGAAGGTCAGAGAGAATCCGGTCCGGACAGGGCCTGAAGGAGGTGAGGCGACTTATTCACCAGCAGGAGCAAGAGTACCTGAGGaagagagcgagtgagagacagaagagcCAGGAAGAGGGAGTCGAAGAGGTTCAGCAAGAGCCGAAGAAACCAGGCTTTGATGGACGCTGGTACACTGACATCAACAAAACCAT GCCTGTGCCTGAGGACAACACGGAGAATCaagtgagagaagagaaagagaggaaaagctGCCCGACTTCAGACCATCAGGAGAGGGAGTTTTGGGAGAAGCTGTGTGCCTTTACTCCCGAGTCACGCCTGGAGACTCACCGTCACCTTGAGCGGAGTAAAAAGGCCGAAAGGAG GGAGACCGAGAAGATGCCCAAGGCCCAGAGGACTCTGATCACGCCCCAGGGAAGGGTGATGAATGTCAACGAACCCAA GTTGGATTTCCGTCTCACGGAAGATGAAAACAACAACGCCATTGTCTTGGATCTGGAAGTCTATAG ACATATGGACACTTCCCTGATGGATGTGGATGTTCAACCAACTTACGCCAGAGTGACAGTCAAAGGAAAG GTGGTGCTACCTGCAGAAGTGAGGCCTGACAGTTCGACTGCAAAAAGGTCCCAGATCACAGGCCACTTGGTCCTCACAATGCCAAAG gCTCTGTGTGAAATCAAAGCGAAAAAGACCACCCCTACTGCCAAATCTTCTGAATGCAGTAACAGACCTGAAGAGAAGACAAG GAAAGgtaacagagaggagaggttggAGGTGGATCCAAGAGAACACTCAATGGTTGACTTTTGCAACATTGTCCCACGAGAGATCAGCTCTGGAGAGGGATCTCTGGAGACGTCAGGGAAACGGCTAACCACCACAACTGAGCAGACCAACTTTTCTGATAACTTTGTGGACGACCCAGACGTTCCTCCTTTGATATAA
- the lrrc6 gene encoding protein tilB homolog isoform X1 — translation MVLITEDLVRRRSEHNNCEIFSLEEVSLHQQDVEKIEHIDRWCKDLKILYLQNNLIPRIENVHRLKKLEYLNLALNNIELIENLEGCESLQKLDLTVNFIGCLSSVESLKHNLHLQELFLVGNPCTEFEGYRQYVVATLPQLKYLDGKEIGRSERIRSGQGLKEVRRLIHQQEQEYLRKRASERQKSQEEGVEEVQQEPKKPGFDGRWYTDINKTMPVPEDNTENQVREEKERKSCPTSDHQEREFWEKLCAFTPESRLETHRHLERSKKAERRETEKMPKAQRTLITPQGRVMNVNEPKLDFRLTEDENNNAIVLDLEVYRHMDTSLMDVDVQPTYARVTVKGKIFQVVLPAEVRPDSSTAKRSQITGHLVLTMPKALCEIKAKKTTPTAKSSECSNRPEEKTRKGNREERLEVDPREHSMVDFCNIVPREISSGEGSLETSGKRLTTTTEQTNFSDNFVDDPDVPPLI, via the exons ATGGTTCTGA TTACAGAAGATTTGGTCCGACGTCGATCAGAACATAACAACTGCGAAATATTTTCCTTGGAGGAGGTTTCTTTGCATCAACAAGATGTCGAGAAAATAGAACACATTGATAGATGGTGCAAGGACCTGAAAATTCTGTATCTTCAAAACAACCTCATTCCCAGAATAG AAAATGTACATAGATTGAAGAAGTTGGAGTATCTAAACCTAGCTTTAAACAACATTGAACTCATTGAAAACCTGGAGG GATGCGAGAGTCTCCAGAAGCTGGACTTGACAGTGAACTTTATAGGCTGCTTGAGTAGTGTGGAGTCCCTGAAGCACAACCTCCATCTCCAGGAGCTTTTCCTGGTGGGGAACCCCTGCACCGAGTTTGAGGGATACAGACAGTATGTGGTGGCTACCTTGCCCCAACTGAAG TATCTGGATGGAAAAGAGATTGGAAGGTCAGAGAGAATCCGGTCCGGACAGGGCCTGAAGGAGGTGAGGCGACTTATTCACCAGCAGGAGCAAGAGTACCTGAGGaagagagcgagtgagagacagaagagcCAGGAAGAGGGAGTCGAAGAGGTTCAGCAAGAGCCGAAGAAACCAGGCTTTGATGGACGCTGGTACACTGACATCAACAAAACCAT GCCTGTGCCTGAGGACAACACGGAGAATCaagtgagagaagagaaagagaggaaaagctGCCCGACTTCAGACCATCAGGAGAGGGAGTTTTGGGAGAAGCTGTGTGCCTTTACTCCCGAGTCACGCCTGGAGACTCACCGTCACCTTGAGCGGAGTAAAAAGGCCGAAAGGAG GGAGACCGAGAAGATGCCCAAGGCCCAGAGGACTCTGATCACGCCCCAGGGAAGGGTGATGAATGTCAACGAACCCAA GTTGGATTTCCGTCTCACGGAAGATGAAAACAACAACGCCATTGTCTTGGATCTGGAAGTCTATAG ACATATGGACACTTCCCTGATGGATGTGGATGTTCAACCAACTTACGCCAGAGTGACAGTCAAAGGAAAG ATTTTTCAGGTGGTGCTACCTGCAGAAGTGAGGCCTGACAGTTCGACTGCAAAAAGGTCCCAGATCACAGGCCACTTGGTCCTCACAATGCCAAAG gCTCTGTGTGAAATCAAAGCGAAAAAGACCACCCCTACTGCCAAATCTTCTGAATGCAGTAACAGACCTGAAGAGAAGACAAG GAAAGgtaacagagaggagaggttggAGGTGGATCCAAGAGAACACTCAATGGTTGACTTTTGCAACATTGTCCCACGAGAGATCAGCTCTGGAGAGGGATCTCTGGAGACGTCAGGGAAACGGCTAACCACCACAACTGAGCAGACCAACTTTTCTGATAACTTTGTGGACGACCCAGACGTTCCTCCTTTGATATAA